Within the Chloracidobacterium sp. genome, the region TGATGGCGATTTTCAGCCGTTGCTTGGGTCGGATGTCACGCTGTTGACATCTTATGCCGTGGCACTGCGCTACCCCGGCGATGAGCCTGACCCATCGGTGGCGGAAGCGCGTTACGC harbors:
- a CDS encoding DNA-binding protein, with amino-acid sequence DGDFQPLLGSDVTLLTSYAVALRYPGDEPDPSVAEARYAVYLAEQIRAMVRAKLSAPDHQP